The sequence GCGCCGTGAGCATAAGGGGCAAAATTTTGAGCGAGCATTGCCGTAAGAGCTACGGTTTGCACAATCTTTTTGCCGCCGTTAAAAAATCTGGTAATAACCGGGCCCCTGCACGCCGAGCTAAACGACGAAGACACATATTCGTCGGACGCCAAATAGGCGGACGATGATACCGGATAGTTTTCTAAAGGCGAAAATTCTTGAGGCTGTTTAGTCCCAAATAATTTCTCTTTTTTTATACTCATTGTGTTGCTCCTTGCGCACATTGCGCTATGAATTCAACTTATATTTTTTTATGTTACTGTTGCAAACAAACTATAACCGCATGCCATTTATTTTTATATTAATTATTGCCACCCTGAACTTGGGGCAATGCCCCTTGGGGTTAATAACCCTTGGGGTCAATAACCCTTAGGGTCAATGACCCTTGGGGCAATGCCCCTTGTTTCAGAGGCTGCTTTTTATTTTCAAATTTTTACTGCAACGACAAATCTTGAAACAATTCGCTTTCTGTGCTTCCCTTCTTTTTCGTAACCAGAGGCAACAACCTAAACGGCAAATACCCCGTCAGGCTTTGCCTGACACCCCTTTTTTATAAAAGGGGAATTAACTTCCCTCTTGCTTTGCAAGTCCCTCTCCCGCAAGGGGGTTAAAGGCGGGGTTAGGGGTTGCCTTTACTTTCTGTCTTTTGGCGCTGCTATGTTTTTATCTTTCATCAATCTGTCTATATGCCCTATTACTTGTTTTCCTGTTATTAAGCGCGTGCACTCAAATTGTCTGTCTGTTCCTTTGTGTTTGGGGCACCAGAAGAAATCTTTGTGATCAAAATTCTCATTCACGTCGTCCCAGCAGCCGTTGCAGCCGTGGCTGTTAAATACTCTGTAGGGATTATTCCACTCGCATATCGGCAGCGTAAAACCGCTTATCATTACTACCGGAATTTTGCTTGCCCACGCCAGCCAGCTTAAACCCGACGACAATCCAACAAAAAAATCAGCGTGCTGCAATATTGCTATTCTTTCCGCAAGCGGCTTGTTGCCCGTAAAATCTTCCGCGTCCCTTGGAACTTGCTGATATGTGAAGTTCTGTCCGAAAATATACTCCCTGTCTATTGCTAAAACCCTGTATCCTAAAAACTTCAAATACTTGCAGACTATGTCCCACCCGTGCCCGTTATTCCACATTTTCGGCAAGCTTGACGCTTTTGTGGCTATTACAACATACGGCTCTTTTATTTTTCTTTCGTAGCTCAAATTCACTTTCGGCGGCTCTTCCGTTGGATCTACTCCCAATATATATCCTGCCGTTCTGTGCAAACCCACTTGCCTGAAATCTATCGGCTGGTTATTTTTATCCCCTCTGAAAAACAATCCCATTTTATATGTGGCATACGGTTTTTCGTAACGGACTTTTCCGGGCATTGCGCTAAACTGCATATTGGGATACTGCGCCGCAAATATATCTACCATATCTTTGCCCATTGTAAGTTCTGTTGCGCATTTGTGTTTTATATAAAACTTTTCCGCGTATGGCAGCCAGCCGACCGTATCGCCCACTGTGCCCACCGGAAACTTTAACACAACTTCTTTGCCCGTTAAATTTAATTCATGCATAAACACCGGGTTGGGCTCGCCTCGTTTCCATACTTTTATTACAAACGGAATATAATACTTTTTTGTGCTTACAACCCACCCTTCGTCAACATCGCATATGAAAATTATATT is a genomic window of Endomicrobium proavitum containing:
- a CDS encoding autotransporter strand-loop-strand O-heptosyltransferase, producing MPEQEKNTSQNINQEKTAQDAPKHMGVAGQNVFFAPPQIVTASAVPQGADAPNVALKDPFFAPPPAIPTQEGPLGIKFDFNDGCRVLLPKGQWHVQIEDAESGNIIFICDVDEGWVVSTKKYYIPFVIKVWKRGEPNPVFMHELNLTGKEVVLKFPVGTVGDTVGWLPYAEKFYIKHKCATELTMGKDMVDIFAAQYPNMQFSAMPGKVRYEKPYATYKMGLFFRGDKNNQPIDFRQVGLHRTAGYILGVDPTEEPPKVNLSYERKIKEPYVVIATKASSLPKMWNNGHGWDIVCKYLKFLGYRVLAIDREYIFGQNFTYQQVPRDAEDFTGNKPLAERIAILQHADFFVGLSSGLSWLAWASKIPVVMISGFTLPICEWNNPYRVFNSHGCNGCWDDVNENFDHKDFFWCPKHKGTDRQFECTRLITGKQVIGHIDRLMKDKNIAAPKDRK